One window of the Mixophyes fleayi isolate aMixFle1 chromosome 6, aMixFle1.hap1, whole genome shotgun sequence genome contains the following:
- the LOC142095410 gene encoding olfactory receptor 5P56-like, which yields MNMANQTEVSELVLLGFGRFYDLRILIFIVFFVIYIATLFGNLLIIFLVSTCHQLNTPMYFFLMHLSICDIVFTTNVAPNMLYGILQGVGKMSIKGCIIQLYVYGSSTVTECFILTVMSYDRYLAICNPLHYTSTMDLCVCLKLICASWLLGFLIALSTSVMVFNREFCDPKVIDHFICDLAPLLKLSCSDTSTVEVAIFALSIPVILIPFILIIMTYICIFITVLNIPFTSGRQKTFSTCSSHLISVSTYYGTLIAIYVVPNRGHLLSINKALYLLYTVVTPLFNPIIYCLRNQDIRKVIRVLLYKIISLETWHISL from the coding sequence ATGAACATGGCAAATCAAACAGAAGTTTCAGAACTTGTCCTACTGGGATTTGGGAGATTTTACGATCTCAGGATTTTAATCTTCATAGTcttttttgtcatttatattgCAACATTGTTTGGAAACCTGCTGATAATTTTTTTAGTATCAACATGTCATCAGCTTAATACTCCTATGTATTTCTTCCTCATGCATCTATCCATATGTGATATTGTTTTTACCACAAATGTTGCTCCTAATATGCTGTATGGTATATTGCAGGGTGTGGGTAAAATGTCTATTAAAGGctgcataatacaattatatgtaTATGGATCGTCAACTGTTACAGAATGCTTCATTCTTACAGTAATGTCCTATGACCGTTATCTAGCCATCTGTAACCCACTACATTATACTTCAACTATGGACCTTTGCGTTTGCCTAAAACTAATATGTGCCTCTTGGTTATTAGGCTTTCTGATAGCACTCAGCACTTCAGTAATGGTGTTTAACAGAGAATTCTGTGATCCTAAAGTTATTGACCATTTCATCTGTGATCTTGCTCCCCTGTTAAAATTGTCATGTTCAGATACATCTACTGTGGAAGTTGCAATCTTTGCACTATCCATCCCTGTTATACTTATTCCATTTATCTTGATTATCATGACATATATCTGTATCTTTATAACAGTCCTTAATATACCCTTCACTTCTGGGAGACAAAAGACCTTCTCCACCTGTAGCTCGCACCTGATATCAGTAAGTACGTATTATGGAACGCTAATCGCAATTTATGTTGTTCCAAACAGAGGACACTTACTCAGTATAAACAAGGCACTATACCTCCTGTATACAGTAGTCACTCCATTGTTCAATCCAATCATATATTGTCTAAGGAACCAGGATATAAGAAAAGTGATTAGAGTGTTGTTATATAAGATTATATCCCTGGAAACTTGGCACATTTCTTTGTGA
- the LOC142095411 gene encoding olfactory receptor 5P56-like, which translates to MSKVNITDGKEFILLGFGKLNNISIFIIFLVIYIITLFGNFLIIFLVSKSIKLHTPMYFFIIHLSICDIVFTTNLVPNMLHIILEGVGIVSIQSCILQFYFYGASTVAECFILTAMSYDRYLAICKPLHYTSVMDIGVCLKLIGGSWLLGALSTLNTVLMIFTLDFCGPKVIDHFICDVAPLLKLSCSDTFVVEVAIFVLSFPLVIAPFMFIIVTYICIFVTILNIRSNTGRQKTFSTCSSHLTSVSTYYGTLITIYGVPSRGHLININKVLFLLYTVVTPLFNPIIYSMKNHEIRKALETFIYKGRVQGCVFNEAT; encoded by the coding sequence ATGAGCAAGGTAAACATAACAGATGGAAAGGAATTTATTCTGCTTGGATTTGGGAAACTCAACAATATttcaatttttataatttttctcgtgatatatatcataacattgttTGGAAACTTCCTAATAATTTTTCTAGTGTCAAAAAGTATCAAGCTTCATACTCCTATGTACTTCTTCATTATTCATTTATCCATATGTGATATTGTTTTTACAACTAACCTAGTTCCTAATATGCTGCATATTATATTGGAAGGTGTAGGAATAGTTTCCATACAAAGCTGCATTTTGCAGTTCTATTTTTATGGAGCCTCAACAGTTGCAGAATGTTTTATTCTCACAGCTATGTCCTATGACCGCTACCTAGCCATCTGCAAACCCTTGCACTACACTTCTGTTATGGATATTGGTGTTTGCCTCAAACTGATTGGAGGTTCTTGGCTACTAGGAGCTTTATCTACACTGAATACAGTTCTTATGATATTTACGCTAGATTTCTGTGGACCGAAAGTCATTGATCATTTCATATGTGATGTTGCCCCTCTATTAAAACTGTCATGCTCAGACACATTTGTTGTTGAAGTAGCAATCTTTGTGCTCTCCTTTCCTCTAGTAATTGCTCCATTTATGTTTATCATTGTAACATATATTTGTATCTTTGTAACGATCCTTAATATCCGCTCAAACACCGGGAGGCAGAAAACATTCTCCACCTGCAGCTCACACCTGACATCAGTGAGTACATATTACGGAACACTAATCACTATCTATGGAGTTCCAAGTAGAGGGCATCTAATAAACATAAACAAGGTTCTATTCCTCCTCTACACTGTGGTTACTCCTTTGTTCAATCCTATCATTTATAGCATGAAAAACCATGAAATTAGAAAAGCTCTCGAGACCTTTATCTACAAAGGAAGAGTCCAGGGGTGTGTTTTTAATGAGGCGACCTGA